Proteins from one Corvus cornix cornix isolate S_Up_H32 chromosome 19, ASM73873v5, whole genome shotgun sequence genomic window:
- the NSRP1 gene encoding nuclear speckle splicing regulatory protein 1 has protein sequence MAALGKQYGLIMPKKLPQKNLVSKKLSVFADESDEEPTVGESLQKEALKKQAMKQTKLEIQKALEEDATVYEYDSIYDEMQQKKKESSAKLLAGNDDKKPKYIHNILKAAEIRKKEQERRMERKIQKEREMEGGEFAHKEAFVTSAYKKKLQERAEEEERERRESALEAYLDVTKQRDLSGFYRHLLNQRVGEEEMPKCSFREARTKEEKPDSQDEPSERNKCPSERQRVKPSKKENNPDADTDLGTDSSDDDKRHKHSKVNLKKKKRRESSVSSEEEVKHHKSQRHSRSPSSSSVEEEPRTKAQTSHQRGESRPGRRGNDEQYREKDYERSRTHEKDYQREREERHRHGDHTNRDHYRRREDQDDKQRGKERREDQDDKQRGKERKEREGHGREWRRAKEREEKGSEKEREKERTRNDKDRYNDREKERGEKYREREDHAKERREKYGSDEKKYRERRGSTPTSLEKDGETDLGKERKGKDREVDEKGSSSSGIFSEQKRKAGEEGEKEEKEQAQKAPESMSKFAKRSNEETVMSARDRYLARQMARVSTKPYIEKEED, from the exons A ataTGGGCTTATTATGCCCAAAAAGTTGCCAcagaaaaatcttgtttcaaAGAAGCTGTCGGTGTTCGCAGATGAGTCAGATGAAGAG CCAACTGTTGGGGAAAGTCTTCAAAAAGAAGCATTGAAAAAGCAAGCAATGAAACAG actAAATTGGAGATTCAGAAGGCTTTAGAAGAAGATGCTACGGTGTATGAATATGACAGTATTTACGatgaaatgcagcagaagaagaaagaaagcagtGCCAAACTGTTAGCTGGAAACGATGACAAAAAG CCCAAATACATCCACAATATCCTCAAAGCAGCTGAGATTAGAAAGAAGGAACAGGAAAGAcgaatggaaagaaaaattcagaaagagcGTGAAATGGAAGGAGGAGAGTTTGCACACAAAGAGGCTTTTGTGACTTCAGCCTATAAGAAGAAGCTGCAAGAAagagctgaggaggaggagagagaaagaagagaatcAGCTCTTGAGG caTACCTGGATGTGACCAAACAGAGGGATCTCAGTGGGTTTTACAGACATCTTTTAAACCAGAGAGTGGGGGAAGAAGAGATGCCTAAATGCAGCTTCCGTGAAGCCAG gacaaaggaagaaaaacctgaCAGTCAGGATGAACCCAGTGAAAGGAACAAATGCCCATCGGAAAGACAGAGAGTGAAGCCCTCTAAGAAAGAGAACAATCCAGATGCTGATACCGACTTAGGAACTGATAGTAGTGATGATGACAAGAGACACAAACATAGTAAAGTAAAtttgaagaagaagaaaaggcgGGAGAGCTCTGTGAGCAGTGAAGAGGAGGTTAAACATCACAAAAGCCAGAGGCATTCCAGGTCACCAAGCTCATCCAGTGTGGAGGAAGAGCCACGCACCAAAGCCCAAACAAGTCATCAGAGGGGAGAGAGCAGGCCAGGCAGAAGGGGAAATGATGAACAGTACAGGGAGAAGGATTATGAGAGAAGTAGGACCCATGAAAAGGATTaccagagggaaagggaagagcgACACAGGCACGGGGATCACACTAATAGAGATCACTACAGAAGGAGGGAAGATCAAGATGATAaacagagggggaaggaaagaagggaagatcAAGATGATAaacagagggggaaggaaagaaaagagagggagggaCATGGCAGAGAATGGAGGAGggcaaaggagagagaggagaagggcTCAGAGAAGGAAcgagagaaagaaagaacaagaaatgaTAAAGACAGATACAATgacagagagaaggagagaggagagaaatacagagaaagggaagatcatgcaaaggagagaagagagaaatatgGCAGTGATGAAAAGAAGTacagagagaggaggggaagtACTCCTACATCTTTagaaaaagatggagagactgatctgggaaaagagagaaagggaaaagacagAGAGGTGGATGAGAAGGGAAGCTCCAGCTCTGGAattttttctgagcagaaacgtaaagctggagaagaaggggagaaagaggagaaagaacaagCACAGAAAGCACCTGAGAGCATGAGCAAATTTGCCAAAAGGAGCAATGAGGAGACAGTGATGTCAGCACGGGACCGGTACCTGGCCCGGCAGATGGCCCGAGTCAGCACCAAGCCTTACATCGAGAAGGAGGAGGATTGA
- the SLC6A4 gene encoding sodium-dependent serotonin transporter — translation MEKKATRNETEPLTSKKDFSDCSKGDDCKENGLVVRNPKSALRLVEDGNKVHSSQGDKGEAAQISNGYSGVQSSVPCNGEMEDAQGMAPAATTTTTTTTSTTCGAEAQQQLMELEDRETWSKKIDFLLSVIGYAVDLGNVWRFPYICYQNGGGAFLIPYTIMAIFGGIPLFYMELALGQYHRNGCISIWRKICPIFKGIGFAICIIDLYVASYYNTIMAWAFYYLISSFTAELPWTSCTNPWNTGNCTNYFSKDNVSWSLHSISPAEEFYTRQVLQVHRSDGLDDLGGISWQLTLCLLLIFTIVYFSIWKGVKTSGKVVWVTATFPYIILFILLVRGATLPGAWRGVLYYLKPDWQKLLATEVWVDAAAQIFFSLGPGFGVLLAYASYNKFHNNCYQDALVTSTVNCLTSFVSGFVIFTVLGYMAEMRNEDVSEVAKDTGPSLLFITYAEAIANMPASTFFAIIFFLMLLTLGLDSTFAGLEGVITGVLDEFPHVWGKRRELFVLGLTIVCFLGSLATLTFGGAYVVKLFEEYATGPAVLTVVFLEAVAVSWFYGITQFCNDVKEMLGSAPGWYWRVCWVAISPLFLLFVTCSFLSNPPELRLFDYDYPYWTTVVGYCIGTSSIIFIPIYMVYRLVITPGTLKERILKSITPETATEIPFGDIRMNTV, via the exons atggaaaaaaaggccACAAGGAATGAGACAGAGCCCCTGACTTCCAAGAAAGATTTCTCAGACTGTAGCAAAGGAGATGATTGTAAAGAGAACGGACTTGTGGTCAGGAACCCTAAATCTGCCCTACGGCTGGTGGAGGATGGCAACAAAGTCCACTCCAGCCAGGGGGATAAGGGGGAGGCAGCTCAGATCTCAAATGGTTATTCAGGGGTTCAGAGCTCCGTTCCCTGCAATGGAGAGATGGAGGATGCCCAGGGCATGgccccagcagccaccaccaccaccacaaccACCACATCCACCACCTGCGGGGCCgaagctcagcagcagctgatggagctggAGGACAGAGAGACCTGGAGTAAAAAAATtgactttcttctctctgtcaTTGGATATGCAGTGGATCTGGGAAATGTGTGGAGATTTCCTTATATCTGTTATCAAAATGGAGGAG GAGCATTCCTCATTCCTTACACAATCATGGCCATCTTTGGAGGGATTCCTCTCTTCTATATGGAATTAGCACTAGGACAGTACCACAGGAATGGGTGTATTTccatttggagaaaaatatgtCCTATATTCAAAG GAATTGGCTTTGCCATCTGTATCATAGATCTTTACGTAGCCTCCTACTACAACACCATCATGGCTTGGGCTTTTTACTACCTCATCTCCTCCTTCACGGCGGAGCTGCCCTGGACCAGCTGCACAAATCCCTGGAACACAGGAAACTGCACCAACTACTTCAGCAAGGACAACGTCAGCTGGTCCCTGCACTCCATCTCTCCTGCAGAAGAATTTTATAC CCGCCAGGTTCTGCAGGTGCACAGGTCTGATGGACTGGATGACCTGGGGGGCATTAGCTGGCAACTGACCCTCTGCTTGCTGTTAATCTTCACCATTGTGTACTTCAGCATCTGGAAAGGGGTCAAAACATCAGGCAAG GTGGTTTGGGTGACTGCCACGTTCCCTTACATCATCCTCTTCATCCTGCTAGTGAGAGGTGCAACTTTGCCTGGGGCTTGGAGAGGTGTCCTCTACTACTTGAAACCTGACTGGCAGAAACTCCTGGCCACTGAG GTTTGGGtggatgcagcagctcagatttttttctccctgggaCCAGGTTTTGGGGTCCTGTTGGCTTATGCCAGCTACAACAAATTCCACAACAACTGCTACCA AGATGCTTTGGTCACCAGCACTGTGAACTGCTTGACCAGCTTTGTGTCTGGATTTGTGATCTTCACCGTGCTGGGATACATGGCTGAGATGAGGAACGAGGATGTGTCAGAGGTTGCCAAAGACACTG GACCCAGCCTGCTCTTCATCACGTATGCAGAGGCCATTGCAAACATGCCTGCTTCCACCTTCTTTGCCATCATCTTCTTCCTGATGCTGCTCACACTGGGGTTAGACAGCACG TTTGCAGGACTAGAGGGAGTGATTACTGGAGTCCTGGATGAATTCCCGCATGTCTGGGGCAAACGCAGGGAATTGTTTGTCCTTGGTCTGACCATCGTTTGCTTTTTGGGGTCACTGGCAACCCTGACATTT GGAGGAGCGTATGTGGTGAAGCTGTTTGAAGAATACGCCACTGGTCCAGCTGTCCTGACCGTCGTGTTCCTGGAGGCAGTGGCTGTGTCCTGGTTCTATG GCATCACCCAGTTTTGCAATGATGTGAAAGAAATGCTGGGCTCTGCCCCAGGCTGGTACTGGCGAGTTTGCTGGGTTGCAATTAGTCCCCTCTTCCTTCTG ttCGTCACGTGCAGCTTTCTGTCCAACCCTCCTGAGCTGAGGCTTTTTGATTATGATTATCCCTACTGGACCACAGTCGTGGGTTACTGCATAGGAACCTCCTCCATCATCTTCATTCCCATCTACATGGTCTATCGGTTGGTCATCACCCCAGGGACACTTAAGGAG CGTATTCTGAAAAGCATTACTCCAGAAACAGCTACAGAAATTCCCTTTGGAGACATCCGCATGAACACAGTATAA